In Candidatus Alcyoniella australis, one DNA window encodes the following:
- a CDS encoding alkaline phosphatase family protein → MKVNPLRLLLIAAACGAAALLLLWRAGLVEPTPGEAAHSQALYERFDALSNVDWQRLPEIESQHRAAASVAALPQRVVVLAVDGLDQRIAGTLITQGRMPNLERLIAGSAWGELAGDAGPSASGWTTAFSGRPPAEHGIAHSYPRLESQTRLEPRQLRVRRIWEIAAECGLSVGVYGLPFMRPRPATTALAVPEFALGRPTRHLPQGVSRASCGISGDPADQDFLRLKACTLNRSPHRLDVVRLRSLGGAAHAALPTFLWRRLGGETTDGRDDALTTAYVEFDRALGEIVAGLDRWTTLVICSNHGLDIAAGLKLELLIGPSVLEAFGLAQRELWDHDAAAVQLRGEVRAHAAWELLTLRPGAVDRNGHATKFKLLVQTLVFQGNGLAQGDLYNQVRQRLDHSVGPYSSLFDVVPLDYRAAVLRPTPQAAIDALAADPLGVDELRAIRPRFELGQTGSNAPGVLLLYGAGVRRGAMIQDAKLVDLASTLAALLDLPLSDELSGRVLREALDPTLIAARPLLRQATWEQVRLLRPDALLLDDSACDRVQRDPQVDRKLKLLGYLN, encoded by the coding sequence ATGAAGGTCAATCCGCTACGCCTGCTGTTGATCGCCGCGGCCTGCGGCGCGGCCGCACTGCTGCTGCTCTGGCGGGCAGGATTGGTCGAGCCGACCCCTGGCGAGGCGGCGCACAGCCAGGCGCTTTACGAACGCTTCGACGCGCTGAGCAACGTCGACTGGCAGCGTCTGCCCGAAATCGAAAGCCAGCATCGGGCCGCTGCATCCGTCGCTGCCCTGCCGCAGCGGGTAGTGGTGCTGGCCGTGGACGGGTTGGACCAACGCATCGCCGGTACCCTTATCACCCAGGGCCGGATGCCCAACCTCGAACGCCTGATCGCGGGCAGCGCGTGGGGTGAGCTTGCAGGCGACGCGGGCCCCAGCGCCTCGGGCTGGACCACGGCCTTTAGCGGCCGTCCGCCCGCGGAGCACGGCATTGCGCACAGCTACCCGCGGCTGGAGTCGCAGACCCGGCTCGAGCCGCGCCAACTGCGGGTGCGCCGCATCTGGGAAATCGCGGCCGAGTGCGGGCTGAGCGTCGGAGTCTACGGCCTGCCGTTCATGCGCCCACGACCCGCGACCACGGCCCTGGCCGTGCCCGAGTTCGCTTTGGGCCGACCGACGCGCCACCTGCCTCAGGGCGTATCACGCGCGAGCTGCGGCATCTCCGGCGACCCTGCCGACCAGGACTTCCTACGGCTCAAAGCCTGCACCCTGAATCGCTCGCCGCATCGGCTCGACGTGGTGCGGTTGCGCTCGCTGGGCGGCGCGGCCCACGCGGCGCTGCCGACGTTCCTCTGGCGACGGTTGGGCGGCGAGACCACAGATGGTCGGGACGACGCACTGACTACGGCCTACGTCGAGTTCGACCGCGCCCTGGGCGAGATCGTCGCCGGCCTGGATCGCTGGACCACCCTGGTAATCTGCTCGAACCACGGCCTGGACATCGCCGCGGGACTGAAACTCGAGCTGCTGATCGGCCCCAGCGTGTTAGAGGCCTTCGGCCTGGCCCAGCGCGAGTTGTGGGACCACGACGCCGCGGCCGTACAACTACGCGGCGAGGTGCGGGCCCACGCGGCCTGGGAGCTTTTAACTCTGCGGCCCGGGGCCGTGGACCGCAACGGACACGCCACCAAGTTCAAGCTGCTGGTCCAGACCCTGGTGTTTCAGGGCAACGGCCTGGCCCAGGGCGACCTCTATAATCAGGTACGGCAGCGGCTGGACCACAGCGTGGGCCCCTACTCAAGCCTGTTCGACGTCGTGCCGTTGGACTATCGCGCGGCCGTGTTGCGCCCCACGCCCCAGGCGGCGATCGACGCCCTGGCCGCGGACCCGCTGGGTGTGGACGAGCTGCGCGCAATCCGGCCGCGCTTTGAGCTGGGGCAAACCGGCAGCAACGCGCCGGGCGTGCTGCTGCTCTACGGCGCCGGAGTTCGGCGCGGGGCGATGATCCAAGACGCGAAGCTCGTCGACCTGGCGTCGACTTTGGCGGCGCTGCTGGACCTGCCGCTGTCCGATGAGCTTTCCGGCCGCGTGCTTCGCGAGGCACTCGACCCGACCTTGATTGCAGCGCGGCCGCTGCTCAGGCAAGCGACCTGGGAGCAGGTCAGATTGCTGCGACCCGATGCGCTGCTGCTCGATGACTCGGCCTGCGACCGCGTGCAACGCGACCCGCAGGTCGATCGTAAATTGAAGCTGCTGGGATATTTAAACTAA
- a CDS encoding DUF2723 domain-containing protein, with the protein MASTADNPQARRSSAALAAAAFVLPFALYLLTLCPTLYFGDCGELLLAAFGLGVSHGPGYVLFEQLAHPFASLPMGEVAWRLNLFNALVGAACCWLLHMLLCSLGVRRGLALCAALGLAASFTLWEQATKFRVYPSQALLTLLVIVCLEWWRRRDHDPRLLVLAGFATGLGFATHMLVGATAGIWIVYLVRYIRRVRLLPLLAAIAAGLLGLSLYLYYPLRANADPIINWSEPRDWRSFLDVMTQHTYSGKIGTAALGDKAALLLTVLRKLWHEAGPVTPLLALGGLAVLWQRNRMLLLGLATSCLLLLGVRLNYIGAMEHEHAFVYLIPLTMAMLIAAAMAVDWLAALLQSRLRVGAVGALALGCLLFVPPLASNFQRNDLSKHRLAQSYSRALLNQQDRPFDLFLRGDNAIFGTWYLCGVEGLRRDVTPVVHTAYNERWVGERFYERIEPGVLDNVPQGLREDPSGFGWYLWLMQRELLAGRIVYAVFDRHRLPATAMLDAYPPRLDYLPSGTAFRVWRIDEPAPRPAGLEFFMRAGLCDPARPERLRDGHTNAVSRWIGVFELFAGYAALDAQMPADALVLFESAHRYNPGLRSMHQRDAQPQSEQGP; encoded by the coding sequence ATGGCGTCGACGGCCGATAACCCGCAAGCCCGACGATCCAGCGCGGCGCTTGCCGCCGCGGCATTTGTACTGCCCTTTGCGCTGTACCTTTTAACCCTGTGCCCCACGCTGTACTTCGGTGATTGCGGCGAGCTGCTGCTGGCGGCGTTCGGTCTGGGCGTGTCCCACGGCCCGGGCTACGTGCTGTTCGAGCAGCTCGCGCACCCCTTCGCATCCCTGCCGATGGGCGAGGTCGCCTGGCGGCTGAACCTGTTCAACGCGCTGGTCGGCGCGGCCTGCTGCTGGCTGCTGCACATGCTGCTGTGCAGCCTGGGCGTGCGCCGCGGCTTGGCGCTGTGCGCGGCCCTGGGCCTGGCCGCGAGCTTTACGCTCTGGGAGCAGGCGACAAAGTTCCGCGTCTATCCCTCGCAGGCGCTGCTGACCCTGCTGGTGATCGTTTGCCTCGAGTGGTGGCGCAGACGCGATCACGATCCGCGACTGCTGGTGCTCGCCGGGTTTGCCACGGGACTGGGCTTTGCCACGCACATGCTGGTCGGCGCCACGGCCGGGATCTGGATCGTTTACCTCGTGCGCTACATCCGGCGCGTGCGGCTGCTGCCGCTGCTGGCCGCGATCGCCGCGGGTTTGCTCGGGCTGAGCCTCTACCTGTATTACCCGCTGCGGGCCAACGCCGACCCGATCATCAACTGGAGCGAGCCGCGCGACTGGCGTTCGTTCCTCGACGTGATGACCCAGCACACCTATAGCGGCAAGATCGGTACGGCCGCGCTGGGCGATAAGGCGGCGCTGCTGCTCACGGTGCTGCGCAAGCTGTGGCACGAGGCCGGTCCGGTCACGCCGCTGCTGGCCCTGGGCGGGCTGGCCGTGCTCTGGCAGCGTAATCGGATGCTGCTGCTGGGGCTGGCCACGAGCTGCCTGCTGCTGCTGGGCGTGCGGCTGAATTACATCGGCGCGATGGAGCACGAGCACGCCTTTGTCTACCTGATTCCGCTAACCATGGCGATGCTGATCGCCGCGGCCATGGCCGTAGATTGGCTGGCCGCGCTGCTCCAGTCGCGACTGCGCGTGGGCGCAGTGGGTGCGTTGGCCCTGGGCTGCCTGCTGTTCGTGCCGCCGCTGGCATCAAATTTTCAGCGCAACGACCTCTCAAAGCATCGGCTGGCCCAGTCCTACTCCCGCGCGCTGCTCAACCAGCAAGATCGGCCGTTCGACCTGTTTCTGCGCGGGGACAACGCGATCTTCGGCACCTGGTACCTCTGCGGTGTGGAGGGCCTGCGGCGCGACGTGACGCCGGTGGTGCACACCGCGTACAACGAGCGCTGGGTCGGCGAGCGCTTTTACGAACGGATCGAGCCCGGTGTGCTCGATAACGTGCCCCAGGGGCTGCGCGAGGATCCGAGCGGGTTCGGCTGGTATTTGTGGCTGATGCAACGCGAGCTGCTGGCGGGCAGGATCGTCTACGCGGTGTTCGACCGCCACCGGCTGCCGGCCACGGCAATGCTCGACGCCTATCCGCCACGTCTGGATTACCTGCCCTCGGGCACGGCGTTCCGTGTTTGGCGGATTGACGAGCCCGCGCCGCGACCCGCGGGGCTCGAGTTCTTTATGCGCGCGGGCCTGTGCGACCCGGCGCGTCCGGAGCGATTGCGCGATGGTCACACTAATGCCGTGAGCCGCTGGATCGGCGTGTTCGAACTCTTTGCCGGGTACGCCGCACTCGATGCCCAAATGCCCGCAGACGCTCTGGTGCTGTTTGAGTCCGCGCACCGCTACAATCCGGGTTTGCGCTCCATGCACCAGAGAGACGCGCAGCCTCAATCGGAGCAGGGGCCGTGA
- a CDS encoding S8 family serine peptidase — MRARLFVMIAAALVAFPSAAPALSIIDQDPHMGTFKMVVDEPLIVQFDAPVNPATLDDSTFYVTVVGGGAHVAGTLSLDAADSVVFTPSAPWPWAQRQELHVTSGLLSSGGLAFDGVYPFGAQFIANIPNDLEPDNCAEIEIDFENLNFDELFDQFSGCFIESNMLTSWKNIDPESTVLEDYYTYTGCSATEAWKWTTGSPEVIIAVIDDGLNSYADPELRDNLFLNRGELELPRIGDTPCADYDCNGDGRFNWRDYADDNRLAGYANPYPDAILEYFQDGVDDDGNGLIDDISGYDFFRMVPEALGVPQFPEGKHGGDRAKDCAGVGNNNEGNRPGVCPNCTVLPIRVSSAVLGDFNIMSAAASYANSMGAQIIEMAMGSLDWSMEAEQVFIDIYRNGTLTIAASGDENGYHHIWPAMAEQAMSIKAILPIPNLNVDGWIFDIATFLESYCTNYGARITLTAPTGACSSHATAITAGCAGLLLSRAYDLGIDLSPNEIKQLLTMTADDIFERCITIMPGGCKPGWDEHFAYGRVNVRSALLALGEDELGLPRRIPPETEINSPRWFSTFDPNETPTLDIGGRVYARGEPYQYVVEYAAGVEPDDERFIEIESGTGSSETNGVLATLDLVEIFDAEYLAAPPSDPDDFTVTLRVRSTTYDALGNPVYGDDRRAIALKDDRRPDTGLVDGFPISIEGSGASSVVLYDLLGSGAGRLDVVMGAGDGRIYVFRYNDEIGTWEIAPGWPVDLTLPGSLWRDGVIGTVAVADLFGNGTPFIVAATFGGNVFAVWPEGNEHLDAQGDSQPYLDGFPVKTLDRDPYPAIDFAHGRQIITSPAVGDLDLDGVLEIVVTSYDQRCYVWKPLDRDRDGEADLLPGWPVMVKSLDGVVEPELVCEGDPYISPVLASPAIAILDPDSEDEDLSDYPVVIQPSSETCEGGSTGLKTSRVYAIYHDGNDHPGGPFAPGWPALVTVLGESIPIPPLTIGSTSSPCVAHEGGRTFIGTGSFFMLPELIEYNDGELKITPQVSFVGMGATANPTFAHFTPNGRLNLIIPMVGFAVPKYFLNTSALMSFGLSAWEVTNPLSPVFQALLDDADFFINPVVGDIDGDGMQETLAGSGGYLLHAYNSDGAEPDDWPKFTQNFIISSPALGDLDGDGLLEVVLNTHNGNLFAWNTVAPACSSSGSAPEWPMFGHDEHNTSFLGHDATPPGSIHNLQAWQSHGPAGPTTLAFTSPGNDWWCGFVTDYDVRYSTDPEADLSDPLQFTAAPRVPYASIPETKAGGELVMFDVDLPDAQWFAVQTADSAGNLSRISNVSGIGPAPGSSPLTPDDAEDNDDDEDEACCGSD; from the coding sequence ATGAGAGCTAGATTGTTTGTGATGATTGCCGCGGCCCTTGTCGCGTTTCCCAGCGCCGCACCGGCACTTTCGATCATCGATCAGGACCCGCACATGGGGACCTTCAAGATGGTGGTCGACGAGCCGCTGATCGTGCAGTTCGACGCGCCGGTCAATCCGGCGACCCTCGACGACTCGACGTTCTACGTCACGGTCGTGGGCGGGGGCGCCCACGTCGCCGGAACGCTGAGCCTGGACGCGGCCGACAGCGTGGTCTTTACGCCCAGCGCGCCCTGGCCCTGGGCGCAGCGCCAAGAGCTGCACGTAACATCGGGGCTGCTCTCCAGCGGCGGCTTGGCGTTCGACGGCGTCTACCCCTTCGGCGCGCAGTTCATCGCCAACATCCCCAACGACCTTGAGCCCGACAACTGCGCCGAGATCGAGATCGACTTCGAGAACCTGAATTTCGACGAGCTGTTCGACCAGTTCAGCGGCTGCTTCATCGAGTCGAACATGCTCACCTCGTGGAAGAACATCGACCCCGAGTCCACGGTGCTCGAGGACTACTACACCTACACCGGCTGCTCGGCCACCGAGGCCTGGAAGTGGACCACGGGTTCGCCCGAGGTGATCATCGCCGTGATCGACGACGGGCTGAACTCCTACGCCGACCCCGAGCTGCGCGACAACCTGTTCCTCAACCGCGGCGAGCTCGAGCTGCCGCGCATCGGCGACACGCCCTGCGCCGACTACGACTGCAACGGCGACGGCCGCTTCAACTGGCGCGACTATGCCGACGACAACCGTCTGGCGGGCTACGCCAACCCGTACCCCGACGCGATCCTCGAATATTTCCAGGACGGAGTGGACGACGACGGCAATGGCCTGATCGACGACATCAGCGGCTACGATTTCTTCCGCATGGTGCCCGAGGCCCTGGGCGTGCCGCAGTTCCCCGAGGGCAAGCACGGCGGCGACCGCGCCAAGGACTGCGCGGGCGTGGGCAACAACAACGAGGGCAACCGACCCGGCGTCTGCCCCAACTGCACGGTGCTGCCGATCCGCGTCTCCTCGGCCGTGCTCGGCGATTTCAACATCATGTCCGCGGCCGCAAGCTATGCCAACTCGATGGGCGCGCAGATCATCGAGATGGCGATGGGCAGCCTCGATTGGTCGATGGAGGCCGAGCAGGTGTTTATCGACATCTACCGCAACGGCACGCTGACCATCGCCGCCTCAGGTGACGAGAACGGCTATCACCACATCTGGCCGGCGATGGCCGAGCAGGCGATGTCGATCAAGGCCATCCTGCCGATCCCCAACCTCAATGTAGACGGCTGGATCTTCGATATCGCGACGTTCCTGGAGAGCTACTGCACCAACTACGGCGCGCGGATTACGCTCACGGCGCCCACCGGCGCGTGCAGCTCCCACGCCACGGCGATCACCGCCGGCTGCGCCGGGCTGCTGCTCAGCCGCGCCTACGATCTGGGGATCGACCTGAGCCCCAACGAGATCAAGCAGCTTTTAACCATGACCGCCGACGACATTTTCGAGCGCTGCATCACGATTATGCCCGGCGGCTGCAAACCCGGCTGGGACGAGCACTTCGCCTACGGCCGCGTCAACGTGCGCTCGGCGCTGCTCGCCCTGGGCGAGGACGAGTTGGGCCTGCCGCGGCGCATCCCGCCCGAGACCGAGATCAACTCGCCGCGCTGGTTCAGCACCTTTGATCCCAACGAGACGCCGACCCTCGATATCGGCGGCCGGGTTTACGCCCGCGGCGAACCGTACCAGTACGTGGTCGAGTACGCGGCAGGGGTCGAGCCCGACGACGAGCGTTTCATAGAAATCGAGAGCGGCACGGGCAGCTCCGAGACCAACGGCGTGCTGGCCACGCTGGACCTGGTGGAGATCTTCGACGCCGAGTATTTGGCCGCGCCGCCGAGCGATCCCGACGACTTCACCGTCACCCTGCGCGTGCGCTCCACGACCTACGACGCCCTGGGCAACCCGGTTTACGGCGACGACCGCCGGGCGATCGCACTCAAGGACGACCGCCGTCCCGACACCGGCCTGGTCGACGGTTTCCCGATCAGCATCGAGGGCTCGGGCGCCTCGTCGGTGGTGCTTTACGACCTGCTGGGAAGTGGCGCCGGACGCCTGGACGTGGTGATGGGTGCGGGCGACGGACGGATTTACGTCTTCCGCTACAACGACGAGATCGGCACCTGGGAGATCGCGCCGGGCTGGCCCGTCGATTTGACTCTGCCCGGCAGCCTGTGGCGCGACGGCGTGATCGGTACTGTGGCCGTGGCCGACCTGTTCGGCAACGGCACGCCGTTTATCGTGGCCGCGACTTTCGGCGGCAACGTGTTCGCGGTTTGGCCCGAGGGCAACGAGCACCTCGACGCCCAGGGCGATTCGCAGCCGTACCTCGACGGCTTCCCGGTCAAGACCCTGGACCGCGATCCGTACCCGGCCATCGACTTTGCCCACGGCAGGCAGATCATCACCTCGCCGGCGGTTGGCGACCTGGACCTCGACGGTGTGCTCGAGATCGTGGTCACGTCCTATGACCAGCGCTGCTACGTGTGGAAGCCGCTGGACCGCGACCGCGACGGCGAGGCCGACCTGCTGCCGGGCTGGCCGGTGATGGTCAAGAGCCTCGACGGCGTGGTCGAACCCGAGCTGGTCTGCGAGGGTGATCCGTACATCTCGCCGGTGCTCGCCTCGCCGGCGATCGCGATCCTCGACCCGGACAGCGAGGACGAGGACCTCAGCGATTACCCGGTGGTGATTCAGCCCTCGTCCGAGACCTGCGAGGGCGGATCGACGGGGCTCAAGACCAGCCGCGTCTACGCGATCTATCACGACGGCAACGATCATCCCGGCGGGCCGTTCGCACCGGGATGGCCCGCGCTGGTCACGGTGCTCGGCGAGTCGATCCCGATCCCGCCGCTGACCATCGGCTCCACCAGCAGCCCCTGCGTGGCCCACGAGGGCGGCCGGACCTTCATCGGCACGGGCAGCTTCTTCATGCTCCCCGAGCTGATCGAGTACAACGACGGCGAGCTGAAGATCACGCCGCAGGTCTCGTTCGTCGGCATGGGCGCCACGGCCAACCCGACCTTCGCCCACTTCACGCCCAACGGCAGGCTGAACCTGATCATCCCGATGGTCGGCTTCGCCGTGCCCAAGTATTTCCTCAACACCTCGGCCCTGATGAGCTTCGGCCTCAGCGCCTGGGAAGTGACCAACCCGCTGAGCCCCGTTTTCCAGGCGCTGCTCGACGACGCCGACTTCTTCATCAATCCGGTGGTGGGCGACATCGACGGCGACGGCATGCAGGAGACGCTGGCCGGCAGCGGCGGCTACCTGCTGCACGCCTACAACTCCGACGGCGCGGAGCCCGACGACTGGCCCAAGTTCACGCAGAACTTCATCATCAGCTCGCCGGCCCTGGGCGACCTGGACGGCGACGGGCTGCTCGAGGTCGTGCTCAACACGCACAACGGCAACCTCTTCGCCTGGAACACCGTGGCCCCGGCCTGCAGCTCGTCGGGCAGCGCGCCCGAGTGGCCGATGTTCGGGCACGACGAGCACAACACCTCGTTCCTGGGCCACGACGCCACGCCGCCGGGCTCGATCCACAACCTGCAGGCCTGGCAGTCGCACGGACCCGCCGGCCCGACGACCCTGGCGTTCACATCGCCGGGCAACGACTGGTGGTGCGGCTTTGTTACGGACTACGACGTGCGTTACAGCACGGACCCCGAGGCCGACCTCTCCGATCCGCTACAGTTCACAGCTGCGCCGCGCGTACCGTACGCCTCGATCCCCGAGACCAAGGCCGGCGGCGAATTGGTGATGTTCGATGTAGACCTGCCCGACGCGCAGTGGTTCGCGGTGCAGACCGCGGACAGCGCGGGCAACCTTTCGAGGATTAGCAACGTCAGCGGAATCGGCCCGGCGCCCGGCTCGTCGCCGCTCACTCCGGACGACGCTGAGGATAACGATGACGACGAAGACGAGGCCTGCTGCGGAAGCGACTGA
- a CDS encoding glycosyltransferase family 2 protein: MTTKTRPAAEATDTAVAGSGMVFALPAYNEEHCIVALVDEILRLYPSSRVIVVDDGSSDATAEKVRDRFGDDQRLTLVIHERNRGLGAAMATLLSTAHKLTGDARTLVSLDADGTHPPQAAARLVNRIDQGADIAVASRYCQSSRVRGVPLHRRLISRVARLLVRLTVGTAAVRDVTCGYRAYSPALLERLQGAWGAKLVERSDFSCQLELLLKALGLGAQCVEEPFELRYDLKQGRSKISFWRTVRSSLALLLSYRLGRLKPRSDGVDGR, translated from the coding sequence ATGACGACGAAGACGAGGCCTGCTGCGGAAGCGACTGATACAGCCGTGGCCGGAAGCGGAATGGTCTTCGCCCTACCGGCATATAACGAGGAGCACTGCATCGTCGCCCTGGTCGACGAGATCCTGCGGCTCTATCCGTCCTCGCGCGTGATCGTGGTCGACGACGGATCGTCCGACGCCACGGCCGAGAAGGTCCGGGATCGATTCGGCGACGATCAACGCCTAACCCTGGTGATCCACGAGCGCAACCGCGGGCTGGGCGCGGCCATGGCCACGCTGCTGAGCACGGCCCACAAGTTAACGGGCGACGCGCGGACCCTGGTCTCACTCGACGCCGACGGAACACACCCGCCGCAGGCCGCAGCGCGATTGGTGAACCGGATCGACCAGGGCGCTGACATAGCCGTGGCCTCGCGCTATTGCCAGAGCAGCCGGGTGCGCGGCGTACCGTTGCACCGGCGACTGATCAGCCGCGTCGCGCGATTGCTGGTGCGGCTGACGGTCGGCACGGCCGCGGTGCGCGACGTGACCTGCGGCTATCGCGCCTACAGCCCGGCATTGCTGGAGCGGCTGCAAGGGGCCTGGGGCGCGAAGCTGGTCGAGCGCAGCGATTTCAGCTGCCAGCTCGAGCTGTTGCTCAAGGCGCTGGGGCTCGGCGCGCAATGCGTGGAGGAGCCCTTTGAGCTGCGCTACGACCTCAAACAGGGGCGTAGCAAGATCAGTTTTTGGCGCACGGTGCGCAGCTCGTTGGCCCTGCTGCTGAGCTACCGCCTGGGACGGCTCAAGCCTCGATCCGATGGCGTCGACGGCCGATAA
- a CDS encoding tetratricopeptide repeat protein — protein sequence MKLSLRRISPVLLLSILLLVWAQPVAAQRPMAMAAPASYPRLAFLGYTAGDELDPVYVEELVHLTQNALRRTYSFEVIQAADCLSGLLEGEAARLFDCRGKSCLRDAGRVLDAQYVAAGTIEPFADRYRVRLTLVDADAGRVVRRSQVEFDPTRVFPEASLKRLAWDLLQINDEQEVLQKRRRMFGLYNARVRAATQALSAGREQQAAQLIEQAVGLLPDEAEAWIVAASAARLHGDTDRAEELIERALSGDPDDVGALQVAADFFERIERFERAAAIYADLAKLEPDVLRWVALQADALMQAGRREQALSLYQQSIRSHPDSAELAVSYADALTASGLNAQCLQWCSLVSQRFPDNVELYGPLGRALAALGHEREALELLEVFVERIGPRAAEQKALWPLYLQTDQRPRMFATLTGLFQRDPRLIGLHIAAAEACLDAGDDVAASEALKQALVLDPLFQPAYSGLVYVEQRLDEIEQAERYFRRLERKHRNQTSLPLYYRAVCHWMLGHNRRAIALYSELLQREPQHVQAHIDLARLYMQRKSYDRAEVYLERAANLDPQRGDARLALGDLYFMRREWPRAKRAYQQAIALEPSDPAPYHSLVEVLLISGDASSCSMVLQSCEPRLSSVADHLIQEYLSGFYALGMGDRQAFDTHLIMLARWYKAWSEDQQAVDLNWDFDPIREYLSRFQGRDRAELSRVLDLLEQRITLAEFLEQMGIPDAIGIEI from the coding sequence ATGAAGCTCTCGCTACGCCGCATTTCGCCGGTCCTGCTGTTGTCGATTCTGCTGCTGGTCTGGGCCCAACCCGTCGCAGCGCAAAGGCCCATGGCAATGGCCGCTCCGGCGAGCTATCCCCGGCTGGCCTTCCTGGGCTACACGGCTGGGGACGAGCTGGACCCGGTGTACGTCGAGGAGCTGGTGCACCTGACTCAGAACGCGTTGCGCCGCACCTACTCGTTCGAGGTGATCCAGGCCGCCGACTGCCTCTCGGGCCTGCTTGAGGGCGAGGCCGCGCGGCTGTTCGACTGCCGCGGTAAAAGCTGCCTGCGCGACGCGGGCCGCGTGCTTGACGCGCAGTACGTGGCCGCGGGCACGATCGAGCCGTTTGCCGACCGCTATCGGGTCAGACTGACCCTGGTCGATGCGGACGCGGGTCGGGTTGTCCGCCGCTCGCAGGTCGAGTTCGACCCCACGCGCGTGTTCCCCGAGGCGAGTCTCAAACGGCTGGCCTGGGACCTGCTGCAAATCAACGACGAGCAGGAGGTCCTGCAAAAGCGGCGCAGAATGTTCGGCCTGTACAACGCGCGGGTGCGTGCCGCGACCCAGGCACTGTCCGCCGGACGCGAGCAACAGGCCGCGCAGCTGATCGAACAGGCCGTGGGGCTGCTGCCCGACGAGGCCGAGGCCTGGATCGTCGCCGCGTCGGCAGCGCGATTACACGGCGACACGGATCGTGCCGAGGAGTTGATCGAACGCGCCTTGAGTGGCGATCCCGACGACGTGGGCGCACTGCAGGTCGCCGCCGACTTCTTTGAACGCATCGAGCGCTTTGAACGCGCGGCCGCGATCTACGCCGACCTGGCAAAGCTCGAGCCCGACGTACTGCGCTGGGTGGCCCTCCAGGCCGATGCGCTGATGCAGGCCGGTCGGCGCGAGCAGGCGCTGAGCCTCTACCAACAGAGCATCCGCAGCCATCCGGACTCGGCCGAGCTGGCCGTGAGCTACGCCGACGCCCTGACCGCCAGCGGGCTCAACGCCCAGTGCTTGCAGTGGTGCTCACTGGTCTCGCAACGCTTTCCGGACAACGTCGAACTCTACGGTCCCCTGGGCCGGGCGCTGGCAGCGCTGGGCCACGAGCGCGAGGCGCTGGAGCTGCTCGAGGTCTTCGTCGAACGGATCGGGCCGCGCGCTGCCGAACAGAAGGCGCTGTGGCCGCTGTACCTACAGACCGACCAACGGCCGCGAATGTTCGCCACCCTCACCGGGTTGTTCCAACGCGACCCGCGGCTGATCGGATTGCACATCGCAGCGGCCGAGGCCTGCCTCGATGCGGGCGACGATGTCGCAGCCTCCGAGGCGCTGAAGCAGGCGCTGGTGCTCGACCCGCTGTTCCAGCCGGCCTACTCCGGCCTGGTCTACGTTGAGCAGCGCCTGGACGAGATCGAGCAGGCCGAGCGCTACTTCAGGCGATTGGAGCGCAAGCACCGCAACCAAACCTCCCTGCCGCTTTATTACCGCGCCGTGTGCCACTGGATGCTGGGGCACAACCGGCGAGCGATCGCCCTCTACTCCGAGTTGTTGCAGCGCGAGCCGCAGCACGTACAGGCCCACATCGACCTGGCCCGGCTGTACATGCAGCGCAAGTCGTACGATCGGGCCGAGGTCTATCTCGAGCGCGCAGCGAACCTCGATCCGCAGCGCGGCGACGCGCGCCTGGCATTGGGCGACTTATACTTCATGCGTCGCGAATGGCCGCGCGCCAAGCGCGCCTACCAGCAGGCGATCGCTCTTGAGCCCAGCGACCCCGCGCCCTACCACAGTCTTGTCGAGGTGCTGTTGATCTCGGGCGACGCGAGCAGCTGTTCGATGGTGTTGCAATCGTGCGAGCCGCGGCTGAGCTCTGTGGCCGACCACCTGATCCAGGAGTACCTCAGCGGGTTCTACGCCCTTGGCATGGGCGACCGCCAGGCGTTCGACACGCACCTGATCATGCTCGCCCGCTGGTACAAGGCCTGGAGCGAGGATCAGCAGGCCGTTGATTTGAACTGGGACTTCGACCCGATCCGCGAATACCTATCGCGGTTCCAGGGACGCGATCGCGCCGAACTGTCGCGCGTGCTCGATCTGCTCGAGCAGCGAATCACGCTCGCCGAGTTTCTGGAGCAGATGGGAATCCCCGACGCCATCGGCATCGAAATTTAG